The following are encoded together in the Notolabrus celidotus isolate fNotCel1 chromosome 9, fNotCel1.pri, whole genome shotgun sequence genome:
- the rnf181 gene encoding E3 ubiquitin-protein ligase RNF181, which yields MASYFDEHDCEPTNPEEQYRQNALLELARSLMQGLDLIDSGAFDLSDWDQRLPPPAAKAAVQTLPVVVISPEQADKGLKCPVCLLEFEEEETVREMPCKHLFHSGCILPWLGKTNSCPLCRLELPTDNPEYEEFKKDKERRKQRENRLDDLHGAMYT from the exons ATGGCCTCCTACTTCGATGAACACGACTGTGAGCCCACTAACCCTGAGGAGCAGTATCGCCAGAATGCACTACTAGAACTGGCCAG gtcTTTAATGCAGGGCTTGGACCTCATTGACTCAGGGGCATTTGACTTGTCTGACTGGGACCAGCGCCTTCCTCCTCCGGCTGCTAAGGCAGCGGTTCAGACCCTCCCAGTGGTTGTCATTTCTCCAGAGCAAGCAG ACAAAGGTCTCAAGTGTCCTGTTTGTTTGCTGGAGTTTGAGGAAGAAGAGACGGTCCGAGAGATGCCCTGCAAACACCTTTTCCACTCAGGATGTATCCTGCCCTGGTTGGGCAAG ACAAACTCTTGCCCTCTTTGCCGACTTGAACTACCGACTGACAATCCAGAGTATGAGgagtttaaaaaagacaag gagagaagaaaacagagggagaaCCGACTAGATGATCTACATGGAGCCATGTACACATGA
- the LOC117818469 gene encoding transmembrane protein 150A-like, with protein MTAWIVLPVSLSAFSITGIWIVYAMAVMNHHVCPVENWSYNVTCAEELPRPGFPKTCCTIQDIPLISKCGSFPPESCLFSLIGNVGAFMVVMVCLLRYAQVIEHSHRCWVNTSALVSGCTNAVGLVMVGNFQVDHAKSLHYVGAGVAFPAGLLFVCLQCVLTYRVAVTALDYWMAHFRVALALGAMISLVLSGIFFIHESFVLQHAAAICEWVFTVDILVFYGTFTYEFGTVTSETMMAGLQQSHHLGSGVIIGPRARGSTMGGATKGLKSPGGSSTSTHLNCTPESIAML; from the exons ATGACTGCCTGGATCGTCCTGCCTGTCAGCCTGTCTGCCTTCTCCATCACAGGAATATGGATAGT GTATGCCATGGCTGTGATGAATCACCATGTTTGTCCTGTGGAGAACTG GTCTTACAATGTAACATGCGCAGAGGAGCTGCCCAGACCAGGCTTTCCCAAGACATGCTGCACCATCCAGGACATCCCCCTCATCAG TAAATGTGGCTCCTTCCCTCCTGAAAGCTGCTTGTTCAGCCTCATCGGCAATGTTGGAGCCTTCATGG TGGTGATGGTGTGCCTTCTACGCTACGCCCAGGTCATTGAGCACAGCCACCGATGTTGGGTGAACACCAGCGCTCTGGTGTCCGGCTGCACCAACGCTGTGGGTCTAGTCATGGTGGGAAACTTCCAG GTTGATCACGCCAAGTCTCTTCACTATGTTGGCGCCGGGGTAGCGTTTCCAGCAgggctgctgtttgtgtgcctGCAGTGTGTGCTCACCTACCGGGTGGCCGTGACTGCCCTCGACTACTGGATGGCCCATTTCCGAGTCGCACTGGCACTGGGAGCCATGATCTCCCTTGTCCTCA gcgGTATCTTCTTCATCCACGAGAGCTTTGTCCTGCAGCACGCCGCTGCCATCTGCGAGTGGGTCTTCACCGTGGACATCCTGGTCTTCTACGGCACCTTCACCTACGAGTTCGGCACAGTCACCAGCGAGACCATGATGGCCGGCCTGCAGCAGAGCCACCACCTTGGCTCGGGGGTTATCATCGGCCCCAGAGCGCGGGGCTCAACGATGGGCGGAGCCACTAAGGGTCTCAAGTCTCCTGGAGGAAGCAGCACATCCACACATCTCAACTGTACCCCCGAAAGCATAGCCATGTTGTAG
- the LOC117818470 gene encoding potassium voltage-gated channel subfamily V member 2-like, whose amino-acid sequence MQELSRDIYDIYAEYEDEEDDSTLYGFSKQISPSKKNYMININVGGKPYQIAYKMAAKYPKTRIGRLATYTDHNMKLDLCDDYIVTNNEYFFDRDPDVFHSIFNFYRTEVLWIKDELCPRNFLEEINYWGVRIKNTHRCCRISFEERQDELNDQLKIQRELEAEVEMEENEELFHDMFFGQQRRYIWNLMEKPFSSIMAKLMAVASSLFVLVSLVAMTMNTVQEMQYRTPTGQLSGKTYWEYVESMCIAFFTMEYLLRLVSTPDLKSFSRSVLNTVDLIAILPQYLQAILEFFDNEENYMKHEADMQAVGQVGKLGQVLRIMRLMRIFRILKLARHSTGLRAFGFTLRQCYQQVGCLFLFIAMGIFTFSAMVYTVEHDMPQTNFTSIPHAWWWAAVSISTVGYGDVYPETVLGRLFAFICISFGIILNGLPISILFNKFSDYYSKLKSNQYTASLKKRGRVRFAKRTVKKLSNYLGSQKYESR is encoded by the exons ATGCAGGAGCTGAGCAGGGACATCTATGACATCTACGCAGAgtatgaggatgaagaggatgataGTACTCTGTACGGCTTCTCCAAGCAGATCTCACCCTCTAAGAAGAACTACATGATCAACATCAATGTAGGGGGCAAACCGTACCAGATCGCCTACAAGATGGCAGCTAAGTATCCCAAAACCAGAATAGGACGACTGGCCACTTACACAGACCACAACATGAAGCTAGACCTGTGCGATGACTACATCGTGACCAACAACGAGTACTTCTTCGACAGGGACCCAGATGTCTTCCACAGCATCTTCAACTTCTACAGGACTGAGGTGCTGTGGATCAAGGATGAGTTGTGTCCACGAAACTTCCTGGAGGAGATCAACTACTGGGGCGTGAGGATCAAGAACACCCACCGCTGCTGCCGCATCTCCTTTGAGGAGAGGCAGGATGAGCTGAATGACCAGCTGAAGATCCAGAGGGAGCTGGAGGCTGaggtggagatggaggagaaTGAGGAGCTCTTTCATGACATGTTCTTTGGACAGCAGCGACGATACATCTGGAACCTTATGGAGAAGCCATTTTCATCCATCATGGCCAAGCTGATGGCCGTGGCctccagtttgtttgttttggtctctCTGGTGGCCATGACTATGAACACTGTGCAGGAGATGCAGTACAGGACACCTACAGGTCAACTCAGTGGTAAGACATACTGGGAATACGTAGAGTCCATGTGCATCGCCTTCTTCACCATGGAGTACCTGCTTCGCCTGGTGTCCACGCCTGACCTCAAATCCTTCAGCAGGAGCGTCCTTAACACCGTGGACCTGATCGCCATCCTGCCTCAGTACCTGCAGGCCATCCTGGAGTTCTTTGACAACGAGGAGAACTACATGAAGCATGAGGCTGACATGCAGGCGGTGGGGCAAGTGGGGAAGCTAGGCCAGGTGTTAAGGATTATGAGACTGATGCGGATCTTTCGCATCTTGAAGCTGGCACGGCACTCAACAGGTCTGAGGGCATTTGGCTTTACTCTGCGTCAGTGTTACCAGCAAGTGGGCTGCCTCTTTCTCTTTATCGCCATGGGCATCTTCACCTTCTCAGCCATGGTTTACACTGTGGAGCACGACATGCCGCAAACAAACTTCACCAGCATTCCTCATGCATGGTGGTGGGCAGCT GTCAGCATCTCCACTGTGGGTTATGGAGACGTTTACCCAGAGACCGTTCTGGGCCGTCTCTTTGCTTTCATCTGCATCTCTTTTGGAATCATCCTCAATGGTCTGCCCATCTCCATCCTCTTCAACAAGTTCTCAGACTATTACTCCAAACTCAAGTCCAACCAGTACACAGCCTCCCTGAAGAAACGAGGAAGGGTCAGGTTTGCCAAAAGGACTGTAAAGAAGCTCAGCAACTACCTGGGAAGCCAGAAGTATGAGTCACgctga
- the LOC117818615 gene encoding purpurin-like — translation MNMSVPGTDGNIHLEKNELPNVCPGDAVPGLCGAGPGILRGGQLHSQTGLRPKRYEGKWYALQKKDPEGLFLQDNISAEYTIGDDGSMIASSRGRVTLFGFWVVCADMAAQYSVPDPGTPGKMFMNYQGLASYLSSGGDNYWVIDTDYENYAITYACRKVKDDGSCEDGYALVFSRNPRGLPPAIQRSVRQKQEEICMAGEFQPVLQSGAC, via the exons ATGAACATGTCTGTACCAGGAACAGATGGAAACATCCACCTggagaag AATGAACTTCCAAATGTTTGCCCTGGTGATGCTGTTCCTGGCCTGTGTGGAGCAGGGCCTGGCATCCTGCGTGGTGGACAGCTTCACAGTCAAACAGGACTTCGACCCAAAAGA TATGAAGGAAAGTGGTACGCTCTGCAGAAGAAGGATCCCGAGGGTTTGTTCCTGCAGGACAACATCTCTGCTGAATACACTATTGGGGACGATGGTTCTATGATTGCCTCCTCCAGGGGCAGGGTCACTCTCTTTGG ATTCTGGGTTGTGTGCGCTGACATGGCTGCTCAGTACTCAGTGCCCGACCCCGGCACACCCGGCAAGATGTTCATGAACTACCAGGGACTGGCCAGCTATCTCTCCAGCGGCG GTGACAACTACTGGGTGATCGACACAGACTACGAGAACTACGCCATCACCTACGCCTGCCGCAAAGTGAAGGATGATGGAAGCTGCGAGGATGGATACGCCCTGGTTTTCTCCCGTAACCCCCGTGGCCTCCCCCCAGCAATCCAGAGATCAGTCCGCCAGAAACAGGAGGAAATCTGCATGGCCGGAGAGTTCCAGCCAGTGCTGCAGTCTG GAGCTTGCTAA